In Chaetodon trifascialis isolate fChaTrf1 chromosome 4, fChaTrf1.hap1, whole genome shotgun sequence, one DNA window encodes the following:
- the hapln4 gene encoding hyaluronan and proteoglycan link protein 4, whose product MFSKQLWPLAFVVFILTSALSVTSLPADIEKGRRKVVHVLEDDTGAVIVQTAPGKVVTHRGGSITLPCRFHHEPENTDPARIRIKWTKVTDALQFEDVFVALGRQQRVFGSYRGRVFLEQAGPGDASVIIQNVTLEDYGRYECEVTNDMEDDTGFVNLDLEGVVFPYYPREGRYKLNYHQAEDACKQQDAILASHPQLHKAWLEGLDWCNAGWLEDGSVQYPISHPRDQCGRKDTPAGVRNYGYRHKETERYDCFCFTSKLNGKVYFLKRFKKVNYAEAMKACIRDGSAVAKVGQLYAAWKFQLLDRCEAGWLEDGSIRYPIVNPRSRCGGSEPGVRHLGFPDKKFRLYGVYCFRKNEDETAGGTEMTKRPTDSLTRRKSSNSIPVNATRVI is encoded by the exons ATG TTCTCAAAGCAGCTGTGGCCTTTGGCTTTTGTGGTTTTCATCCTGACTTCTGCCCTCTCGGTGACTTCCCTGCCTGCTGACATAgagaagggaaggagaaagGTGGTGCATGTGCTCG AGGATGACACCGGGGCGGTGATAGTGCAGACAGCTCCTGGTAAAGTGGTGACGCATCGCGGTGGCTCCATCACTCTGCCCTGCAGATTCCACCATGAGCCCGAGAACACCGACCCCGCCCGCATTCGGATTAAGTGGACCAAAGTGACCGATGCGCTGCAGTTTGAGGACGTCTTTGTGGCACTTGGAAG GCAGCAGCGTGTGTTTGGATCATACAGAGGCcgtgtgtttttggagcaggCAGGGCCGGGCGACGCCTCAGTCATCATCCAGAACGTCACACTGGAGGACTACGGACGCTATGAGTGTGAAGTCACCAATGACATGGAAGATGATACAGGATTTGTCAACCTTGACCTAGAAG GAGTGGTGTTTCCCTACTACCCCCGCGAGGGGCGCTATAAGCTCAACTACCACCAGGCGGAGGATGCCTGCAAACAGCAGGACGCCATTCTGGCCTCCCACCCTCAACTGCACAAG GCCTGGCTGGAAGGACTAGACTGGTGTAACGCTGGATGGCTGGAGGACGGCTCAGTCCAGTACCCTATCTCTCATCCCAGAGACCAGTGCGGCCGCAAGGACACCCCAGCTGGCGTTCGTAACTATGGCTACAGGCACAAGGAGACTGAGCGCTACGactgtttctgcttcacttccAAGCTCAACG GCAAAGTGTATTTCCTCAAACGCTTTAAGAAGGTGAACTATGCGGAGGCGATGAAGGCTTGCATCCGTGATGGCTCAGCGGTGGCCAAAGTGGGTCAGCTGTACGCTGCATGGAAGTTCCAGCTTCTGGACCGCTGTGAGGCTGGCTGGCTGGAGGATGGCAGCATTCGTTACCCCATAGTCAACCCCCGCTCTCGCTGTGGAGGATCTGAGCCAGGCGTCCGACACCTGGGCTTCCCTGATAAGAAATTCCGCCTCTATGGGGTCTACTGTTTCCGCAAGAATGAGGATGAAACAGCAGGTGgtacagaaatgacaaaaagacCTACAGATAGTTTGACAAGGAGAAAGAGCAGCAACAGCATCCCTGTGAATGCTACAAGGGTGATTTAA